Proteins co-encoded in one Ruegeria sp. YS9 genomic window:
- a CDS encoding 50S ribosomal protein L25/general stress protein Ctc, translating into MAGEIPDLVALERTGTGKGAARKTRREGMVPGVVFGGDKDPLPIQIPFNELFKRLKAGRFKSTLWNLKVEGHEDVRVICRDVQRDVVKDLPTHLDLMRLRRTTKIALYIPVEFINEDEAPGIKKGGVLTVVRPEVELLCTAGDIPEKITVDVAGMNINDVVTISSVDLPEGTKPTIDRDFVIANVSAPTGLSTSDDEEGEEAEVAADEVEVVGKEEE; encoded by the coding sequence ATGGCTGGAGAGATTCCTGATCTCGTAGCTCTGGAACGGACGGGGACAGGCAAGGGCGCCGCTCGCAAAACACGGCGCGAAGGCATGGTTCCGGGCGTTGTGTTTGGCGGCGACAAAGATCCGCTGCCGATTCAGATTCCGTTCAACGAACTGTTCAAGCGCCTGAAGGCCGGTCGCTTCAAGTCGACCCTGTGGAACCTGAAGGTCGAAGGCCATGAAGACGTTCGCGTCATCTGCCGCGACGTTCAGCGCGATGTCGTCAAAGACCTGCCGACCCACCTGGACCTGATGCGCCTGCGCCGGACCACCAAGATCGCACTGTATATTCCGGTTGAATTCATCAACGAAGATGAAGCCCCCGGCATCAAGAAGGGCGGCGTGCTGACCGTTGTCCGCCCGGAAGTCGAGCTGTTGTGCACCGCAGGTGACATTCCTGAGAAGATCACCGTTGATGTGGCCGGAATGAACATCAACGACGTCGTCACCATTTCGTCGGTTGACCTGCCCGAAGGCACCAAGCCGACCATCGACCGCGACTTCGTAATCGCAAACGTCTCAGCACCGACCGGTCTGTCCACGAGCGACGACGAAGAAGGTGAAGAAGCGGAAGTTGCAGCCGATGAAGTCGAAGTCGTCGGCAAAGAAGAAGAATAA
- a CDS encoding alpha-hydroxy acid oxidase produces MPVITNIEDLKRIYERRVPRMFYDYAESGSWTEQTFRENSSDFEKIRLRQRVAVDMSGRSTASEMIGQQVSMPVALAPVGLTGMQHADGEMKAAKAAEEFGVPFTLSTMSINSIEDVAEHTEKPFWFQLYTMKDADYVSRLIQRAKDAKCSALVITLDLQILGQRHKDLKNGLSAPPKLTAKTIANLMTKWAWGIEMLGAKRREFGNIVGHVQGISDASSLGAWTAEQFDPTLDWSKVEKLMEQWGGKVILKGILDAEDAKMAAKLGADAIVVSNHGGRQLDGALSSIRVLPEIMDAVGDDVEVHLDSGIRSGQDVLKALALGARGTYIGRAFVYGLGAMGQKGVTTALEVIQKELDTTMALCGEKTVGALGAHSLLVPEDFGGRWQG; encoded by the coding sequence ATGCCTGTGATAACCAATATTGAAGACCTCAAGCGCATTTACGAGCGTCGCGTGCCGCGGATGTTCTATGATTACGCTGAAAGCGGCAGCTGGACGGAACAGACATTCCGCGAAAACAGTTCCGACTTTGAAAAGATTCGCCTGCGCCAGCGGGTTGCCGTTGACATGTCCGGACGTTCGACTGCCTCGGAAATGATTGGGCAGCAGGTCTCGATGCCGGTTGCGCTGGCCCCGGTTGGTTTGACGGGGATGCAGCATGCGGACGGAGAGATGAAGGCTGCAAAAGCTGCCGAAGAGTTTGGAGTACCCTTCACCCTTTCAACCATGTCGATCAACTCGATCGAAGACGTGGCCGAGCACACCGAAAAACCATTCTGGTTCCAGCTCTATACGATGAAAGACGCTGACTATGTCAGCCGTCTGATCCAGCGGGCCAAAGACGCCAAGTGTTCGGCGCTGGTGATCACTCTGGATCTGCAGATTCTGGGCCAACGGCACAAAGACCTGAAGAACGGCCTGTCCGCACCACCCAAGCTGACCGCAAAGACCATCGCGAACCTGATGACCAAATGGGCCTGGGGCATTGAAATGCTGGGGGCCAAGCGGCGCGAGTTCGGCAACATCGTGGGACATGTGCAAGGTATCTCGGACGCGTCTTCACTGGGGGCCTGGACCGCTGAACAGTTCGACCCCACCCTCGACTGGAGCAAAGTCGAAAAACTGATGGAACAGTGGGGCGGAAAGGTGATCCTGAAGGGGATACTCGACGCGGAAGATGCCAAAATGGCGGCCAAGCTTGGGGCCGATGCCATTGTCGTGTCGAACCATGGCGGACGTCAGCTGGACGGCGCGCTCAGCTCGATCCGGGTATTGCCCGAGATCATGGACGCTGTTGGCGATGATGTCGAAGTGCATCTGGACAGTGGTATCCGCTCGGGCCAGGACGTGCTCAAAGCGTTGGCGCTGGGGGCCAGGGGGACGTATATCGGCCGCGCATTTGTTTATGGGCTGGGCGCCATGGGCCAGAAAGGCGTCACCACCGCGCTGGAAGTGATCCAGAAGGAACTCGACACAACAATGGCGCTGTGCGGTGAAAAAACCGTCGGCGCGCTGGGGGCGCACAGTCTTCTGGTACCTGAAGATTTCGGTGGTCGTTGGCAAGGTTGA
- the trpA gene encoding tryptophan synthase subunit alpha, with product MTRIDAKFAALKAEGKKAFVAYVMAGDPDYDTSLDVVKGLPGAGVDIIELGLPFTDPMADGPTIQAAGQRALDGGMTLQRTLDLARAFRETDDTTPIVLMGYYNPIYSRGVEAFLADAKDAGIDGLIIVDLPPEEDEELCLPAQAAGLNFIRLATPTTDDQRLPRVLQNTSGFVYYVSITGITGAAEAQATDVAPEVARIKAATELPVIVGFGINTPEKSRNIASVADGAVVGSAIVSQIGAGKPVDEVLGFVKSLSDGAHSA from the coding sequence ATGACCCGTATCGACGCTAAGTTTGCCGCCCTGAAAGCCGAAGGAAAGAAGGCTTTTGTTGCCTATGTGATGGCAGGGGACCCAGACTATGACACCTCGCTCGACGTGGTCAAAGGCCTGCCCGGTGCCGGTGTGGACATTATCGAACTGGGTTTGCCCTTCACTGATCCAATGGCGGATGGCCCCACCATTCAGGCGGCGGGCCAACGCGCGCTGGATGGCGGGATGACGTTGCAGCGCACATTGGATCTGGCCCGCGCGTTCAGGGAAACAGACGACACAACGCCAATTGTCCTGATGGGGTACTACAACCCGATTTACAGCCGGGGTGTTGAGGCCTTTCTGGCCGATGCCAAAGATGCCGGTATTGACGGGCTGATCATCGTCGATCTGCCGCCCGAGGAAGACGAAGAGCTTTGCTTGCCTGCTCAGGCGGCCGGGCTGAACTTCATTCGTCTTGCAACACCTACCACGGATGACCAGCGCCTGCCGCGCGTTCTGCAAAACACCTCGGGCTTCGTGTACTACGTCTCGATCACAGGCATCACCGGTGCGGCCGAGGCGCAGGCAACGGATGTGGCCCCCGAGGTTGCCCGCATCAAGGCCGCGACCGAACTGCCGGTGATCGTGGGCTTTGGCATCAACACACCCGAGAAGTCCCGCAATATCGCGTCTGTGGCAGATGGTGCCGTAGTCGGATCGGCAATCGTCAGCCAGATCGGTGCAGGCAAACCGGTCGACGAAGTGCTGGGTTTTGTAAAGTCCCTGTCGGATGGCGCCCACAGCGCCTGA
- a CDS encoding acyloxyacyl hydrolase codes for MEKLLLGAVLTVSTFAAAQAQTVVFGAGYADYSEDTSEDQGLISLEYQHSPFHQAARFSAGWGAALSVDESGNTHVGAGLIGLYSLNERWFVEGSVMPGYYHASDDKNDLGGDFQIRSLLGLGYSLNNGNRMSVAITHKSNASTNDENPGVNAVLLRYHLGF; via the coding sequence ATGGAAAAGCTCCTTCTTGGGGCCGTATTGACGGTCTCCACATTTGCTGCGGCCCAGGCTCAAACGGTTGTTTTTGGTGCTGGATATGCTGATTATTCCGAAGACACATCCGAGGATCAGGGCCTGATTTCACTTGAATATCAGCACAGCCCGTTTCACCAGGCAGCCCGGTTCAGCGCGGGTTGGGGGGCCGCATTGTCGGTTGATGAAAGCGGGAATACACATGTCGGCGCAGGCCTGATCGGCCTGTATTCGCTGAACGAGCGGTGGTTTGTCGAAGGCAGCGTCATGCCAGGCTATTATCACGCTAGCGATGACAAGAACGACCTGGGCGGAGACTTTCAGATCCGCAGCCTTCTGGGCCTTGGATACAGCCTGAACAACGGCAACAGAATGTCGGTTGCGATCACGCATAAATCCAACGCCAGCACCAATGATGAGAACCCTGGTGTAAACGCGGTTCTGCTGCGGTATCATCTGGGCTTCTGA